One Clostridium sp. CM027 genomic window carries:
- a CDS encoding staygreen family protein, which yields MSKFHTEMLHVNFGMGTGETNPIIPRKYTLTHSDVTGELFLTIAAKYDYDKITDMRDEVLAEWIMVNSEYALMVNVMVDKEKNPIMSAVRNSIFTKELPLALQALRYGDREFFRENPSLDKAPIYVKFNSVYPIFNRLELWGTPSDYK from the coding sequence TTGAGCAAATTCCACACGGAAATGTTACACGTTAATTTTGGCATGGGAACAGGTGAAACAAACCCAATTATTCCTAGAAAATATACCCTTACTCATTCAGACGTTACCGGAGAATTATTTTTGACTATTGCAGCAAAGTATGATTATGATAAAATCACTGACATGAGGGATGAAGTGCTGGCAGAATGGATCATGGTTAATAGTGAGTACGCACTGATGGTTAATGTTATGGTAGATAAAGAAAAGAACCCAATAATGTCAGCGGTACGTAATAGCATTTTCACAAAAGAATTACCGCTAGCATTGCAAGCACTTAGATATGGAGATAGAGAATTTTTTAGAGAAAATCCCTCTTTAGATAAAGCACCTATTTATGTGAAATTTAATTCTGTTTATCCTATCTTTAATCGTTTAGAACTATGGGGAACGCCTTCAGATTATAAATAA
- a CDS encoding 4Fe-4S dicluster domain-containing protein, producing the protein MKYEYKTLTDIRHKVFTAVSKMAFEDNLKDIENIPYEIIRGEVGKYRESTFLERAIVSERIRLAMGLNLRPSDKPRSITEGLEGATKPSKYYEPPLVNIIKFACNSCPTNSYEVTNMCRGCLAHPCVEVCPKGAVNIANGKSVIDQEKCIKCGLCAKVCSYSAIIKHERPCAMACGVDAIYTDEYGRASIDYDKCVSCGMCLVNCPFGAISDKSQIFQLIQAINQNKEVIAIVAPSYVGQFGRNVGFNDFKRGMITIGFKDVVEVAIGADICTIDEAKDFIENVPEKLSFMGTSCCPSWSVMAKKLYPEYAENISMTLTPMVFAARLVREKYKDAMIVFVGPCSAKKLEASRKSVKSEVDFVITYEELSGMLTAKEVEIIGTDMSLSNEATGSGRGFAVAGGVAKAVADLIKKEHPGREVKIKAANGLRECREMCNDAAKGKYDGYLIEGMACPGGCVAGAGCIVKPNIAGAQVKQAAKNSELKISDESKYADKLYLLDGKI; encoded by the coding sequence ATGAAATACGAATATAAAACACTTACTGATATTAGACACAAAGTTTTTACGGCCGTAAGTAAGATGGCCTTTGAAGACAATTTAAAAGATATAGAGAATATTCCATATGAGATCATTCGTGGAGAGGTGGGTAAGTATAGAGAAAGTACATTTCTTGAAAGAGCAATAGTTAGTGAGCGAATCCGTTTGGCAATGGGACTAAATTTAAGACCAAGTGATAAACCAAGATCAATTACGGAGGGATTAGAGGGGGCAACAAAACCTTCAAAATATTATGAACCCCCACTTGTAAATATTATAAAATTTGCTTGTAATTCTTGTCCAACAAATAGCTATGAAGTTACAAATATGTGCCGGGGTTGCCTAGCACACCCTTGTGTAGAAGTTTGTCCTAAAGGCGCAGTTAATATAGCTAATGGGAAAAGTGTTATTGATCAGGAAAAATGTATAAAGTGTGGTTTATGTGCTAAAGTGTGTTCGTATTCAGCAATAATAAAACATGAGCGCCCATGTGCCATGGCATGCGGAGTGGATGCAATATATACGGATGAATATGGCAGAGCATCAATAGATTATGATAAATGTGTTAGCTGTGGAATGTGTTTGGTAAATTGTCCTTTTGGAGCAATATCTGATAAAAGCCAAATATTTCAACTAATTCAGGCAATTAATCAAAACAAAGAAGTAATTGCAATTGTAGCTCCATCATATGTGGGGCAGTTTGGTAGAAATGTTGGATTTAATGATTTTAAAAGAGGGATGATTACAATTGGATTTAAAGATGTTGTTGAAGTTGCGATTGGTGCAGATATTTGTACAATTGATGAGGCAAAAGATTTTATAGAAAATGTACCTGAAAAACTTTCCTTTATGGGTACTTCATGCTGCCCTTCATGGTCTGTTATGGCTAAAAAATTATATCCTGAATATGCTGAAAATATTTCAATGACTTTGACTCCAATGGTTTTTGCTGCTCGACTTGTGAGAGAAAAATATAAAGATGCAATGATTGTTTTTGTTGGGCCATGTAGTGCGAAAAAATTAGAAGCTTCCAGAAAAAGCGTAAAAAGTGAAGTTGATTTTGTAATTACATATGAGGAGTTATCTGGAATGCTTACAGCCAAAGAAGTAGAAATAATTGGTACAGATATGAGCTTGAGTAATGAAGCAACTGGTTCAGGAAGAGGCTTTGCGGTTGCAGGTGGAGTCGCTAAGGCTGTAGCTGATTTGATAAAAAAAGAACATCCAGGGCGAGAAGTGAAGATTAAAGCTGCGAATGGACTGAGAGAATGTAGGGAGATGTGTAATGATGCCGCAAAAGGAAAGTATGATGGATATCTCATTGAAGGAATGGCGTGTCCGGGTGGCTGTGTGGCTGGAGCTGGGTGTATTGTCAAACCTAACATAGCTGGTGCTCAGGTTAAACAAGCGGCTAAAAATTCTGAGCTGAAGATTTCAGATGAGTCCAAATATGCTGACAAACTTTACTTGTTAGATGGAAAAATCTAG
- a CDS encoding peptide deformylase, giving the protein MVRSVMKDIFFLNQKSELATKADAQVIQDLLDTLKANKEGCVGMAANMIGVKKRIIVISMGDMNVPMINPVIVNKSGQYETEEGCLSLIGVRKTNRFKEIEVEYFDSGFKKRRGKYSGWIAQIIQHEVDHCNGIVI; this is encoded by the coding sequence ATGGTTAGATCAGTTATGAAAGACATATTTTTTCTTAATCAAAAATCAGAACTTGCTACAAAAGCAGATGCTCAGGTGATACAGGATTTGCTTGATACGCTTAAAGCAAATAAAGAAGGCTGTGTAGGAATGGCAGCTAATATGATTGGTGTCAAAAAAAGAATTATTGTGATCAGTATGGGTGATATGAACGTTCCGATGATTAATCCTGTGATAGTGAATAAATCGGGTCAATATGAAACAGAAGAAGGATGTCTTTCACTTATAGGTGTTAGAAAAACTAATAGATTCAAAGAGATAGAAGTAGAGTATTTTGATTCGGGATTTAAGAAGCGAAGGGGAAAATACTCAGGATGGATTGCTCAAATTATTCAACATGAAGTAGACCATTGTAATGGGATAGTCATATAG
- a CDS encoding transposase yields MAKKEAKQRFVLNLNLKLEKFEEKILDKRFEIGRKIYNSVLGKALSRYNEMSKTKNWRKNQSELSNIYKNKLDKKELNKLCTPYFDIKNAMLKEFRLTEYSLHEDVRSTQHTFKHNLDSFTAQKIASRVWESLENNLFGKGEQVHFKGRNNPLNSLEGKSNGTGIKYDIETNTLKWNGLKIETMLNINNQYEIDALRNKICFCRIKRKFVRGRYKYILQIVLDGVAPTKFNQETGEIRNDIGLGDCGIDIGTQTIAYTCESDVKLYELAPHVQNIENEKRRIQRYMDRSKRKTNPNNFDENCSIKKGVKLEWKYSKRYVKAKNKLKDIYRKQRDIREQDHNIMINEIVKNCNVVYVEEMNFKGLQKRVKNATTNDKTGRINKKKRFGKSLANKAPSKFLTMLENKLKSKGGKYFEINTWQVKASQYNHLNQQYSKKKLSQRWNDFEYNGKQIKVQRDIYSAYLIKNVNDDLCSINFDACNKDFEKFLVLHSKEIKRLQGLDNLSSMGV; encoded by the coding sequence GTGGCAAAAAAAGAAGCTAAACAACGGTTCGTATTGAACCTAAATCTTAAACTTGAAAAATTTGAAGAAAAGATATTGGATAAAAGATTTGAGATTGGAAGGAAGATCTATAATTCAGTTTTAGGTAAAGCTTTAAGTAGGTATAATGAAATGAGCAAGACTAAAAACTGGAGGAAAAATCAATCTGAATTATCAAATATTTATAAAAATAAATTGGACAAGAAAGAATTGAACAAGCTTTGCACTCCGTATTTTGATATTAAAAATGCAATGCTTAAAGAATTTAGGCTAACCGAATATTCACTTCATGAAGATGTAAGATCAACGCAACATACATTTAAACATAATTTAGACAGCTTCACTGCTCAGAAGATTGCATCAAGAGTATGGGAATCTTTAGAAAATAATTTATTTGGCAAAGGTGAACAAGTTCACTTTAAAGGTAGAAACAATCCGTTAAATTCATTAGAAGGTAAATCTAATGGCACTGGAATAAAATATGATATTGAAACAAATACGCTTAAATGGAATGGGTTAAAGATTGAAACAATGCTTAATATAAATAACCAATATGAGATAGATGCTTTAAGGAATAAAATATGTTTCTGTAGAATTAAAAGGAAATTTGTACGAGGGCGTTATAAATATATACTTCAAATAGTTTTGGATGGAGTAGCTCCTACTAAGTTTAACCAAGAGACAGGAGAAATTAGAAATGATATCGGCCTTGGAGATTGCGGAATTGACATAGGCACACAGACAATCGCTTATACTTGTGAATCTGATGTTAAGCTATATGAATTGGCTCCACATGTACAAAATATTGAAAATGAAAAACGTAGAATTCAAAGATATATGGATAGAAGTAAGAGAAAAACTAATCCTAATAATTTCGATGAAAATTGCAGTATAAAAAAAGGTGTTAAATTAGAATGGAAATATTCAAAGAGATACGTAAAAGCTAAGAATAAACTTAAAGATATATATAGGAAACAAAGGGATATAAGAGAACAAGATCATAATATAATGATTAATGAAATAGTAAAAAATTGCAATGTAGTCTATGTTGAAGAAATGAATTTTAAAGGATTGCAAAAACGTGTTAAAAATGCAACTACTAATGATAAGACTGGAAGGATTAACAAGAAAAAGAGATTTGGTAAATCATTAGCAAATAAAGCACCTAGTAAATTTTTAACAATGCTAGAAAATAAGCTAAAATCTAAAGGCGGAAAATACTTTGAAATTAATACGTGGCAAGTGAAAGCTTCACAGTATAACCACTTAAATCAACAATATAGTAAAAAGAAATTATCTCAAAGGTGGAATGATTTTGAATATAATGGCAAACAAATCAAAGTCCAAAGGGATATATATTCGGCATACCTAATTAAAAATGTTAATGATGATTTATGCAGTATAAATTTTGATGCATGTAATAAAGATTTTGAAAAGTTTTTAGTATTGCATAGTAAAGAAATTAAAAGATTGCAAGGATTAGATAATTTAAGTAGTATGGGAGTTTAG
- a CDS encoding IS3 family transposase, which produces MTDGECSSKKNPRDRKKAILSEARYEDTYLAIQELSNKDKFPITELCIIGGVSHSAYYKWLHREKSNRVLKNEELLKLICELYEEKDGILGYRQMTIKIRREYNKKVNYKRIYRLMQILGLKSVCRKKRYNYIKSTPEVTAENILDRNFKAEQVNKKWLTDVTEFKYGRSGQKAYLSAIFDLGDRSIVSYVIGHSNNNQLVYQTFNLAVKVYPDAKPIFHSDRGFQYTSKIFKEKLKKAGMIQSMSRVGHCIDNGPMEGFWGILKTEMYYLHKFEDYESLKKSIEDYIEYYNNRRYQKRLKCMTPMEYQRYLLGNAA; this is translated from the coding sequence ATTACGGATGGAGAATGCTCTTCTAAAAAAAATCCAAGAGATAGAAAGAAGGCGATATTAAGCGAAGCTAGATACGAAGATACTTATCTTGCAATCCAAGAATTATCTAACAAAGATAAATTTCCTATAACTGAGTTGTGCATTATAGGCGGCGTTAGCCATTCTGCATATTATAAATGGCTACACAGAGAAAAAAGTAACCGAGTATTGAAAAACGAAGAATTATTAAAGCTTATTTGTGAGTTATATGAGGAAAAAGACGGTATCTTAGGCTATCGCCAGATGACGATTAAAATCCGTAGAGAATATAATAAAAAAGTTAATTATAAACGAATTTATCGTCTGATGCAGATATTAGGATTAAAATCCGTATGCAGAAAAAAAAGATATAATTATATTAAGTCAACTCCTGAAGTTACTGCAGAAAATATTTTGGATAGAAATTTTAAAGCAGAACAAGTCAATAAAAAATGGCTTACAGATGTAACCGAGTTTAAATATGGGAGAAGTGGACAAAAGGCTTATCTAAGTGCAATATTTGATTTAGGTGATAGAAGTATTGTTTCATATGTCATTGGTCATTCTAATAATAACCAATTGGTTTATCAAACCTTTAATCTTGCTGTTAAAGTATACCCTGATGCTAAACCAATATTTCATAGTGACCGAGGTTTCCAGTATACTTCAAAAATATTTAAAGAAAAACTAAAAAAAGCTGGAATGATACAGAGCATGTCGAGGGTTGGGCATTGTATTGATAATGGTCCAATGGAAGGATTTTGGGGAATCTTAAAAACAGAAATGTATTATCTTCATAAATTTGAAGACTATGAAAGCTTAAAGAAATCGATTGAAGACTATATAGAATATTATAATAATAGACGTTATCAAAAACGTTTAAAGTGCATGACACCAATGGAATATCAGCGATATCTATTAGGTAATGCAGCATAA
- a CDS encoding helix-turn-helix domain-containing protein, translating to MGRKSTISDQQKIKAVTSYLNGKASMLSLCNKLQVHKSSFQKWVIRYKSEGEAGLKHSSKNTSYTAKIKINIVKEYLDGHGSLNDLCIKYHISSNTVLCNWIKKYNGHENIKSSGTGGKIIMTKGRKTSYIERIEIIKYCIENNNSYNKTVEKYKVSYPQIYTWMKKYNQFGIEGLLDRRGKPKAEELMTEDEKLKAQYKLLEAQNRRLRMENALLKKIQEIERRRY from the coding sequence ATGGGAAGAAAATCAACTATATCAGACCAACAAAAAATTAAGGCTGTAACATCATATTTAAATGGAAAAGCTAGTATGTTAAGTTTATGCAACAAACTTCAAGTACATAAGAGTTCTTTTCAAAAATGGGTAATACGATATAAATCAGAAGGTGAAGCTGGGTTAAAACATTCTAGCAAAAATACTTCTTATACTGCCAAAATCAAGATTAACATTGTAAAAGAATATCTTGATGGGCATGGCTCACTGAATGATTTATGCATTAAGTATCATATTTCGTCAAATACAGTTTTATGCAATTGGATAAAGAAGTATAATGGTCATGAAAACATAAAATCTTCTGGAACAGGAGGAAAAATAATCATGACCAAAGGACGCAAAACTTCTTATATTGAACGCATTGAAATCATAAAGTACTGTATTGAAAACAATAACAGTTATAATAAAACTGTTGAAAAATATAAGGTATCTTATCCTCAGATTTATACCTGGATGAAGAAGTATAATCAGTTTGGTATTGAAGGGCTTTTGGACCGACGTGGAAAGCCAAAGGCTGAAGAGTTAATGACAGAAGATGAAAAGCTAAAAGCTCAATACAAGCTTTTAGAAGCACAAAATAGAAGATTACGGATGGAGAATGCTCTTCTAAAAAAAATCCAAGAGATAGAAAGAAGGCGATATTAA
- a CDS encoding HEPN domain-containing protein has protein sequence MSNYLHLAKSDLKYANFGLTNCTDEVEINYAAYHVNQAIEKIIKALLELNGNDLTDRKYKTHNISYLISSLPKGTQVPNIIVERKFEIIRWVSEPRYNVNFRESKEDILIIYTAAFEWLNQIMLMQSR, from the coding sequence ATGAGCAATTATCTGCATCTTGCTAAGAGTGATTTGAAGTATGCGAATTTTGGTCTTACAAATTGCACAGACGAAGTAGAAATTAATTATGCGGCTTATCATGTAAATCAAGCAATTGAAAAAATAATTAAAGCACTTTTAGAGCTTAATGGGAATGATTTGACTGACAGAAAGTATAAGACACATAATATAAGTTATTTAATTTCGTCTCTTCCTAAAGGGACACAGGTGCCGAATATAATAGTCGAAAGGAAATTTGAAATTATTAGATGGGTATCAGAGCCAAGATATAATGTGAATTTTAGAGAATCTAAAGAGGATATTTTAATTATATATACTGCAGCATTTGAGTGGCTTAATCAAATCATGTTGATGCAGAGTAGATAA
- a CDS encoding DUF4317 domain-containing protein has translation MRRKDILELKRRFKKEQCTFTKMCGCYVNGEKHTILKFRESFLNLDEDEYFKYLEIAKKVLSGTIGNNILELNFEVNEEFTNERQTSLMQLKNSQLKDDALVDNLYDLIIDNYDYTGNFLILFFHDAYDVVSKTRDNIKIDESEEVYEYVLCAICPVSLSEPGLRYFEEKNEIKARIRDWVVESPINGFVFPAFIDRSCDVNSIMYYTKNAKDTHTELMENVLGCLSKQTATVQKETFQSIIKDSFSSDENKADKIFMDIQENLSTLIEEYNDLNDDADCEPISLTKKDIQKLLIESEVPQEITTEIENSYVENFGDDITLAKNLIDAKALKANVQRKKEERLHKQVEILQARLDQVEKENTIDNETDLSTEVNDDNVVLEEALETDLEETLETNLEKGPDAYSEDSDGSPHYDVILQVKPEKVSQIKSQIINGQKCIVIPINDNEQTTVNGIDNLI, from the coding sequence ATGAGAAGAAAAGATATACTTGAGTTAAAAAGACGTTTTAAAAAAGAGCAATGCACCTTCACTAAAATGTGTGGCTGCTATGTTAATGGAGAAAAACATACTATTTTAAAATTTAGAGAAAGCTTTCTAAATTTAGATGAGGATGAATACTTTAAATATTTAGAAATTGCTAAAAAAGTACTGTCTGGAACTATTGGGAATAATATTTTAGAACTTAACTTTGAAGTTAATGAAGAATTTACAAATGAAAGACAGACTTCACTTATGCAGCTTAAAAACAGTCAATTAAAAGATGATGCTCTTGTAGATAACCTTTATGATTTGATTATAGACAATTATGATTACACTGGTAATTTTTTAATACTCTTTTTTCATGATGCTTATGATGTTGTTAGCAAAACCAGAGATAATATAAAGATAGATGAATCTGAAGAAGTATATGAATATGTGTTATGTGCAATATGTCCAGTTTCACTTTCAGAGCCTGGTCTTAGATACTTTGAAGAAAAAAACGAAATAAAAGCACGTATTAGAGATTGGGTAGTCGAGTCCCCGATTAATGGCTTTGTGTTTCCTGCTTTTATTGATCGTAGCTGCGATGTTAACTCTATTATGTATTATACAAAAAATGCAAAGGATACACATACTGAATTAATGGAAAATGTTCTAGGTTGTCTTTCAAAACAAACGGCTACGGTGCAAAAGGAAACATTCCAATCAATTATTAAAGATTCTTTTAGTTCTGATGAAAATAAAGCTGATAAAATTTTTATGGATATACAAGAAAATCTAAGCACTTTGATAGAAGAATACAATGATTTAAACGATGATGCAGACTGTGAACCTATAAGCTTAACAAAGAAGGATATACAAAAACTTTTAATAGAAAGTGAAGTTCCGCAGGAAATTACTACTGAGATTGAAAACTCCTATGTAGAGAACTTTGGTGATGATATTACTTTAGCAAAGAATTTAATTGACGCAAAGGCTCTTAAGGCAAATGTGCAAAGAAAAAAGGAAGAACGCCTTCACAAACAAGTAGAAATACTTCAAGCTAGACTTGATCAAGTTGAAAAAGAGAATACTATAGATAATGAAACTGACCTGTCTACAGAAGTTAATGATGATAATGTGGTTTTAGAAGAAGCTTTAGAAACTGATTTAGAAGAAACTTTAGAAACTAATTTAGAGAAAGGTCCAGATGCATATTCAGAAGATAGTGATGGGAGCCCTCATTATGATGTTATACTACAAGTAAAACCCGAAAAAGTATCTCAAATAAAATCTCAAATAATTAATGGCCAAAAATGCATAGTTATTCCTATTAATGACAATGAACAAACTACGGTTAATGGTATAGATAATTTAATTTAA
- a CDS encoding metallophosphoesterase, producing MNGLMILIAILFICLYGSINYYIGLRMWQNLFRHIPCINPKIYWILFSIIASSYIVTTLIPSFIPAIISTKLNIIGSYWMAIMFYLILILPIIDLIRVINRKIIILPRSLSGDTNVSLIVMGLVVAFIFGVMIYGTWSARSVRVTKYDLNVDKVAGNLETLKVIMVSDIHLGIMVDNNRLTGMVNKINDLKPDIVLIPGDIIDSSIDPFVKENMRDNFRRIKSKYGVYASLGNHDGMGSNVDDVVKNFENAGITVLRDNSVLVSDSFYVIGRQDPSLERVTKIKRKDLSSLVKDLDKTKPFLLMDHQPVNLSEPENQGIDLQLSGHTHRGQIFPANIITNGIFEIDYGYLKKNNSQFIVSSGYGTWGPPIRIGSRSEIVEINLKLK from the coding sequence ATGAATGGATTAATGATACTTATTGCTATTTTATTTATTTGCTTGTATGGAAGCATAAATTATTATATAGGTTTAAGGATGTGGCAGAACCTATTTCGCCATATTCCTTGTATAAATCCCAAAATATATTGGATACTGTTTTCAATAATAGCATCATCATATATTGTAACAACGCTTATACCTTCTTTCATACCAGCAATAATATCAACTAAATTAAATATTATAGGATCATATTGGATGGCAATAATGTTTTATCTTATTTTAATATTGCCTATAATAGATTTAATAAGAGTTATAAATAGAAAAATTATAATTCTCCCAAGAAGTTTATCTGGCGATACTAATGTTTCGTTAATAGTAATGGGTCTAGTAGTTGCCTTTATATTTGGTGTAATGATATATGGTACTTGGAGTGCTCGTAGCGTAAGAGTAACAAAGTATGATCTAAATGTTGATAAAGTTGCGGGTAATCTAGAGACCTTGAAGGTTATTATGGTCTCGGACATTCATCTTGGGATTATGGTAGATAATAATAGGCTTACAGGTATGGTAAATAAAATCAATGATTTAAAACCTGACATTGTGTTAATACCTGGAGACATTATTGATAGTAGCATTGACCCTTTTGTAAAAGAAAACATGCGTGATAACTTTAGGCGAATTAAAAGCAAATATGGAGTGTATGCCTCCCTTGGTAATCATGATGGAATGGGAAGTAATGTAGATGATGTAGTTAAAAATTTTGAGAATGCAGGTATAACTGTGCTGCGTGATAATTCAGTTTTGGTAAGTGATAGCTTTTATGTTATAGGTAGACAAGACCCATCCTTAGAGCGTGTTACAAAAATTAAAAGAAAAGATTTGTCATCCTTAGTAAAGGACTTAGATAAGACAAAACCATTTTTGCTTATGGATCATCAGCCAGTAAATTTAAGTGAACCTGAAAACCAGGGGATTGATTTACAACTATCAGGTCACACCCATAGAGGTCAGATATTTCCTGCAAATATTATAACCAATGGAATTTTTGAAATAGACTATGGGTATTTAAAAAAGAACAATTCTCAATTTATTGTATCTTCAGGTTATGGAACATGGGGACCTCCAATTAGGATAGGTAGCCGCTCGGAAATTGTTGAAATAAATCTTAAACTCAAATAA
- the fliB gene encoding flagellin lysine-N-methylase, with product MEKNIKMRYPSYLKEFKCIGGKCTDSCCIGWDIDIDKVTFRQYYKVQDKEMKRMIQKNVHNNDEYLSPDIDYGKIELKTGKRCAFLDDENYCIIYSKIGEEYLSNVCTSFPRIINKVDTCYEISLDIACPEAARIILLKEEGIGFKESEETLGKHILSGDIETSSKEYDNSPFKYFKEIRNLSVEIIQNRKFDLSKRLYILGDFIKTLEEELKYKYTNVPKFIREYDMNLVSDGYERDQLSYIVQIDFFKKMIGFLNVSKEVDSLYFKEYTKQIIAGFKFDEGGDISKHSEMYIKAFEDYTENFMNNNSYIFENYLVNFMYNYMFPFSESESIFDGYIMLLVRYSFIRFYLVGNYLYNKQDNKENIVEFIQSLSKTIEHHRTFLIDSINYMKENKLDNIQFAKTLL from the coding sequence ATGGAAAAAAATATAAAAATGAGATATCCGAGCTATCTTAAAGAATTTAAATGTATAGGTGGAAAATGTACAGATAGCTGTTGTATTGGATGGGATATAGATATCGATAAGGTTACCTTTAGGCAATATTATAAGGTTCAAGACAAAGAAATGAAGCGAATGATTCAAAAAAATGTACATAATAATGATGAATACCTAAGTCCTGATATAGATTATGGAAAAATAGAATTAAAAACTGGAAAAAGGTGTGCTTTTTTAGATGACGAAAATTATTGTATTATTTATTCCAAAATTGGAGAAGAGTATCTTTCAAATGTTTGCACATCTTTTCCTAGAATAATTAATAAAGTAGATACATGTTATGAAATATCACTTGATATTGCCTGTCCGGAAGCTGCAAGAATTATTTTACTAAAAGAAGAAGGAATTGGGTTTAAAGAAAGTGAAGAAACTTTAGGCAAACATATACTATCAGGTGATATTGAAACCAGCTCTAAAGAATATGATAATTCGCCTTTTAAATATTTTAAAGAAATTAGAAATCTAAGTGTTGAAATAATACAAAACAGAAAGTTCGACTTAAGTAAAAGACTTTATATATTAGGTGATTTTATAAAAACATTAGAAGAAGAACTTAAATATAAGTATACTAATGTACCTAAATTTATTAGGGAATATGATATGAACTTAGTTAGTGATGGTTATGAAAGAGATCAATTAAGTTATATTGTTCAGATAGATTTTTTCAAAAAGATGATAGGCTTCTTAAATGTATCTAAAGAAGTGGATAGTCTTTATTTTAAGGAATATACTAAGCAAATTATAGCTGGATTCAAGTTTGATGAAGGTGGCGACATTAGTAAACATTCAGAAATGTACATAAAAGCATTTGAAGATTATACTGAAAATTTTATGAATAATAATAGCTATATTTTCGAAAATTATTTGGTGAATTTTATGTATAACTATATGTTTCCATTTTCTGAATCAGAATCAATATTCGATGGATATATTATGCTTTTAGTAAGATATTCATTTATTAGATTTTATTTAGTTGGTAACTATCTATATAATAAACAGGATAACAAAGAAAATATAGTTGAATTTATTCAATCTTTATCGAAGACCATAGAACATCACAGAACTTTTTTAATTGATTCAATAAATTATATGAAAGAAAATAAACTTGATAATATACAATTTGCTAAAACACTTTTATAA